The genomic interval GAAGATAAAAATAAAGATATGCTTACAGAGTCTTCCAAAAGTATTGAGAGCGTCTCTAATTTTGACGAAAATGAAGGTAACAATTCAGAGAGCACCACCACCACCACTGACACGACTCCAAATAATAGTAAAGAAGATGCGAGAGAAGTTCATCAAACACCTCCAGAAATAGAATTTGATTATGAATCATTATCAACTAAGGCTGTGCATCAGCCAAGTGATTCAGATAAAACTGAAAAAATAATAAATATTGATACTAAGGAAATAGACAAAATTCAGAGCGACATTTTAAAGACATTAAAGCGACTCGAAGATTCTTGAAATTGTATTTTAAATTGAAATTGAAATTATGGATTTTAGAATATTTCCAGCTAATACCCCGCCTTTCTCAATCGATTTAAATATTCTTTTATTCTCTTTCTATAATTGATCATGTCCGTTTCTACTACAAGCACTCAAAATATCGGTACTTTAGATGAGAGTTTTGAGAACATTGCAAAAGACATTATAGAGAATGATTTTTCAGATAAACGGCTAGTTATAGGGTTGGGAAGTGGTAGGGCAGCAACTAGAATTGTCAAACTAATTCCTGACGAGGTGGCCAAAAATTGTGAATTCATTTGTACGTCTTTACAAATAAAGATTGAAGCAGAGAGCAAAAAGTTGAAAATTATAGATGAATCGCAGATACCCTACATTGATATTGTGATTGATGGAGCCGATCAGATTAACGACCAGTATTGCCTGATAAAAGGCGGCGGCGGGGCATTGCTGCGTGAAAAGATTGTTTACTTCTCTGCAAAAAAAACAATAATAGTCGCTGATTTTACAAAATTTGTTTCTACATTTTCAAGATCAGTACCAGTTGAAATATTACCATTTAGTAGAACTTCAGTTCTCCCTTTCATAGAAAAGCTTGGAGGTACGCCTATACTTAGAACTTTGGACAAAGGTTATCCATACGTAACGGAGAATGGAAACCTCATCTTGGATGTGATGTTTAAGGATTATGCTAACGTCCAGTGGATAGAAATAGAGCTGAAAAAACTACCCGGAATACTGGAAACAGGATTATTCATCCATGCTCCCGACATCTGTTATTGTGCTCTCAACGATAATCAGTATAAAAAATACGAACCAACTCTTAATAATCAAAAATGACATATTTACCGAATTTAAGCAGAAAGTGATGGAGATACATGGGCAATAAAAATAATAATTATAATAATAGCTGCGACTTGTTGATCAAAAATGCTAATGTTGTAATCCCCAAAATAGGAATTATCAAATGCAATATTTTGATTGACGATGGCAAAATAAAACAATTATCAAAGTCCATTGACAATGTCTCCTATTCCCGGTCTATTGATGTAAATGAAAAGTATGTGTTACCAGGACTAATTGACCCTCACGTCCACTATGGTGTTTTTTCACCAATCGAGGTAGCTTCTGAGACAGAGTCTAGATCTGCTGCTGTAGGTGGAGTAACAACAATAATGCGTATGTTGCGAGTATATGAGTCATATACCCAAGAAATTTCAAAGCATTTAAGCGCTAGCGTTGGCAATCATTTCATAGATTATGCAATTCATGCTTCAATCCTAAATCCTAGCCAAATATCTGAAATTCCCTATCTATATGATCAGGGGATTCACTCATTTAAGCTATACATGAATTTAGGATCAACTGATAACAGAATACTAATGGACATGAATCCCCTTGAAAATCTCCATTTGCCTAAGAATGTTCACATTACTGATGAATTGTGTTCAAAGGTTCTCGCCTCCTCTTCTAATCTAAAAAATGCAGTTGTATTGGTGCATGCAGAAGATAATGAAACTTGTGCAAAATTAATTGAAGAAAAGAAAGAATTA from Candidatus Nitrosocosmicus hydrocola carries:
- the rpiA gene encoding ribose 5-phosphate isomerase A, whose protein sequence is MSVSTTSTQNIGTLDESFENIAKDIIENDFSDKRLVIGLGSGRAATRIVKLIPDEVAKNCEFICTSLQIKIEAESKKLKIIDESQIPYIDIVIDGADQINDQYCLIKGGGGALLREKIVYFSAKKTIIVADFTKFVSTFSRSVPVEILPFSRTSVLPFIEKLGGTPILRTLDKGYPYVTENGNLILDVMFKDYANVQWIEIELKKLPGILETGLFIHAPDICYCALNDNQYKKYEPTLNNQK